From Streptomyces fungicidicus, one genomic window encodes:
- the ureG gene encoding urease accessory protein UreG, whose product MHLDHSPFPDGPAVGGDFRRADGGRRALRIGLGGPVGSGKTATVAALCRALRDEVSLAVVTNDIYTREDAEFLLREAVLPPERITAVETGACPHTAIRDDISANLEAVEDLEDEAGPLDLVLVESGGDNLTATFSRGLVDAQIFVIDVAGGDDIPRKGGPGVTTADLLVVNKTDLAPYVGSDLARMAADARAQRAHLPVVFQSLRDEDGVRAVAGWVRERLAAWTA is encoded by the coding sequence ATGCATCTTGACCACTCTCCCTTTCCCGACGGGCCCGCCGTCGGTGGCGACTTCCGGCGGGCGGACGGGGGGCGGCGGGCGTTGCGGATCGGGCTCGGGGGGCCCGTCGGGTCCGGGAAGACCGCCACCGTCGCCGCGCTCTGCCGGGCGCTGCGCGACGAGGTGTCGCTCGCCGTCGTCACCAACGACATCTACACCCGTGAGGACGCCGAGTTCCTGCTCCGGGAGGCCGTGCTGCCGCCCGAGCGGATCACCGCCGTGGAGACCGGGGCGTGCCCGCACACCGCGATCCGGGACGACATCTCCGCCAACCTCGAAGCGGTGGAGGACCTGGAGGACGAGGCAGGACCGCTGGACCTCGTCCTCGTCGAGTCCGGCGGGGACAACCTCACCGCCACCTTCTCCCGGGGGCTCGTCGACGCGCAGATCTTCGTCATCGACGTGGCGGGCGGGGACGACATCCCGCGCAAGGGCGGACCCGGGGTGACCACCGCCGACCTGCTGGTCGTCAACAAGACCGACCTCGCCCCGTACGTCGGCTCGGACCTCGCCCGCATGGCCGCCGACGCCCGGGCCCAGCGGGCCCACCTGCCCGTGGTCTTCCAGTCGTTGCGCGACGAGGACGGGGTGCGTGCCGTCGCCGGCTGGGTGCGGGAGCGGCTCGCCGCGTGGACGGCGTGA
- a CDS encoding urease accessory protein UreF → MSRGTLLVLADGRFPAGGHAHSGGAEAAVRAGRVTGAAGLEEFCRGRLHTSGLVAAGLAAVAALGADPVALDAAADARTPSPALRLAGRRLGRQLVRAGRAVWPSGELDALTREFPKGAHQPVVLGVVARAAGLGAADAAYCAAYESVSGPASAVVRLLGLDPFDAVGVSARLAPEVDGVVERAVVAARGVAAEGVDVLPAASAPLLEVFAEGHAGWGVRLFAT, encoded by the coding sequence ATGTCCAGGGGAACGCTTCTCGTCCTGGCCGACGGCCGGTTTCCCGCCGGGGGGCACGCGCACTCCGGCGGCGCCGAGGCCGCGGTCCGGGCCGGGAGGGTCACCGGGGCGGCGGGTCTGGAGGAGTTCTGCCGGGGGCGGCTGCACACCTCGGGGCTGGTGGCGGCGGGGCTCGCCGCCGTCGCGGCGCTCGGGGCCGATCCGGTGGCGCTGGACGCGGCCGCCGACGCGCGGACGCCCTCGCCCGCGCTGCGGCTGGCCGGGCGGCGGCTGGGGCGGCAACTTGTGCGGGCCGGGCGTGCGGTGTGGCCCTCCGGTGAACTCGACGCCCTGACGCGGGAGTTTCCCAAGGGGGCGCATCAGCCGGTGGTGCTGGGGGTGGTCGCGCGGGCGGCGGGGCTCGGGGCTGCCGACGCGGCGTACTGCGCGGCGTACGAGAGTGTGAGCGGGCCGGCTTCGGCGGTGGTGCGGTTGCTGGGGCTCGATCCCTTCGACGCGGTGGGGGTGTCGGCGCGGCTGGCGCCCGAGGTGGACGGGGTGGTGGAGCGGGCGGTGGTGGCGGCGCGGGGGGTTGCTGCGGAGGGGGTCGACGTGTTGCCGGCGGCGTCCGCGCCGTTGCTGGAGGTTTTCGCGGAGGGGCATGCGGGGTGGGGTGTGCGGCTGTTCGCGACGTGA
- a CDS encoding urease subunit alpha, with protein MPEISRPAHADLFGPTTGDRIRLADTDLLIEIEEDRSGGPGRAGDEAVFGGGKVIRESMGQSRATRADGTPDTVVTGAVVVDHWGVVKADIGIRDGRITGIGKAGNPDTMDGVHPDLVIGPETEIIAGNGRILTAGAIDAHVHFICPGIADEALASGVTTLVGGGTGPAEGSKATTVTPGPWHLARMLEAMEAYPLNIGLLGKGNTVSREALLSQIRGGAVGLKLHEDWGSTPAVIDAALTVADRTGVQVAIHTDTLNEAGFVGDTLAAIAGRGIHAYHTEGAGGGHAPDIMTVVSAPHVLPSSTNPTRPFTVNTVEEHLDMLMVCHHLNPAVPEDLAFAESRIRPSTIGAEDVLHDLGAISIISSDSQAMGRVGEVIMRTWQTAHVMKRRRGALPGDGRADNHRVRRYVAKYTINPALAQGLARETGSVESGKLADLVLWDPAFFGVKPLLVLKGGQIAYAQMGDANASIPTPQPVLPRPMYGAIGRAPAANSVNFVAEQAVEAGLPERLGLGKRFVTIDSTRGVTKADMRENDAMPDVRIDPDSFAVYVDGELVEAAPAAELPMAQRYFLF; from the coding sequence ATGCCTGAGATCTCCCGCCCCGCCCACGCCGACCTGTTCGGCCCGACCACCGGTGACCGCATCCGGCTCGCCGACACCGACCTGCTGATCGAGATCGAGGAGGACCGCTCCGGCGGCCCCGGACGCGCGGGCGACGAGGCGGTCTTCGGCGGGGGCAAGGTCATCCGCGAGTCCATGGGCCAGTCCCGGGCCACCCGGGCGGACGGTACCCCGGACACGGTCGTCACCGGCGCGGTCGTCGTCGACCACTGGGGCGTCGTCAAGGCCGACATCGGCATCCGCGACGGCCGGATCACCGGCATCGGCAAGGCCGGCAACCCCGACACCATGGACGGCGTCCACCCGGACCTGGTCATCGGGCCCGAGACCGAGATCATCGCGGGCAACGGGCGGATCCTGACCGCCGGCGCCATCGACGCGCACGTGCACTTCATCTGCCCGGGGATCGCCGACGAGGCGCTGGCCTCCGGCGTCACCACCCTGGTCGGCGGGGGCACCGGACCCGCCGAGGGCTCCAAGGCGACCACCGTCACGCCCGGCCCCTGGCACCTGGCGCGGATGCTGGAGGCGATGGAGGCGTACCCGCTCAACATCGGTCTGCTCGGCAAGGGCAACACCGTCTCCCGGGAGGCGTTGCTCTCGCAGATCAGGGGCGGCGCGGTCGGGCTGAAGCTGCACGAGGACTGGGGGTCCACCCCCGCCGTCATCGACGCGGCGCTGACCGTCGCCGACCGGACCGGGGTCCAGGTCGCCATCCACACCGACACCCTCAACGAGGCCGGTTTCGTGGGCGACACGCTCGCCGCGATCGCCGGGCGCGGCATCCACGCCTACCACACGGAGGGCGCCGGCGGCGGGCACGCGCCGGACATCATGACCGTGGTCTCCGCACCGCACGTGCTGCCCAGCTCCACCAATCCGACCCGGCCGTTCACCGTCAACACCGTCGAGGAGCACCTCGACATGCTGATGGTGTGCCACCACCTGAACCCGGCCGTACCGGAGGACCTCGCCTTCGCCGAGTCCCGGATCCGGCCGTCCACCATCGGCGCCGAGGACGTGCTGCACGACCTCGGCGCCATCTCGATCATCTCCTCCGACTCCCAGGCCATGGGGCGGGTCGGCGAAGTGATCATGCGGACCTGGCAGACGGCCCATGTGATGAAGCGGCGGCGCGGCGCGCTCCCCGGCGACGGGCGCGCCGACAACCACCGGGTACGTCGGTATGTCGCCAAATACACCATCAACCCGGCGCTCGCCCAGGGCCTGGCCCGCGAGACCGGCTCCGTGGAGAGCGGCAAACTGGCCGATCTCGTGCTGTGGGACCCGGCGTTCTTCGGCGTCAAGCCGCTCCTCGTCCTCAAGGGCGGGCAGATCGCCTATGCGCAGATGGGCGACGCCAACGCCTCCATACCGACCCCGCAGCCCGTCCTCCCCCGCCCGATGTACGGGGCGATCGGGCGGGCGCCCGCCGCCAACTCGGTCAACTTCGTGGCGGAGCAGGCCGTCGAGGCGGGTCTGCCGGAGCGGCTGGGGCTGGGCAAGCGGTTCGTGACCATCGACTCCACCCGTGGGGTGACCAAGGCGGACATGCGGGAGAACGACGCGATGCCGGACGTACGGATCGACCCGGACAGCTTCGCCGTGTACGTCGACGGGGAACTGGTCGAGGCGGCACCGGCCGCCGAACTGCCCATGGCCCAGCGGTACTTCCTCTTCTGA
- a CDS encoding urease subunit beta has translation MIPGEILFADDPIAYNTGLEVTPLTVLNAADRPVQVGSHYHFAEANPGLEFDRAAARGKRLNVAAGTAVRFEPGIPVEVELVPLAGARVVPGLRGETGGALDA, from the coding sequence GTGATTCCCGGAGAGATCCTGTTCGCCGACGACCCGATCGCCTACAACACGGGCCTCGAGGTCACCCCGCTGACCGTCCTCAACGCCGCCGACCGGCCAGTCCAGGTCGGCTCCCACTACCACTTCGCCGAGGCCAACCCGGGACTGGAGTTCGACCGGGCGGCGGCGCGCGGAAAGCGGCTGAACGTCGCCGCGGGCACCGCCGTACGGTTCGAGCCCGGCATCCCCGTCGAGGTGGAACTCGTCCCGCTGGCCGGGGCCCGTGTGGTGCCCGGGCTGCGGGGGGAGACGGGGGGCGCGCTCGATGCCTGA
- a CDS encoding urease subunit gamma yields MQLTPHEQERLLIHVAADVADRRRARGLRLNHPEAVALITSHLLEGARDGRTVTELMASGRRVLTRDDVMEGVPEMIHDVQVEATFPDGTKLVTVHDPIV; encoded by the coding sequence GTGCAACTGACCCCGCACGAGCAGGAGAGGCTGCTCATCCATGTCGCGGCCGACGTGGCGGACAGGCGCCGGGCCCGCGGGCTGCGGCTGAACCATCCCGAGGCGGTCGCCCTCATCACCTCGCACCTCCTCGAGGGCGCCCGCGACGGCCGTACCGTCACCGAACTCATGGCGTCCGGACGCCGGGTGCTCACCCGGGACGACGTGATGGAGGGCGTTCCGGAGATGATCCACGACGTCCAGGTGGAGGCGACCTTCCCGGACGGCACCAAGCTCGTCACCGTCCACGACCCGATCGTCTGA
- a CDS encoding type II toxin-antitoxin system Phd/YefM family antitoxin, translated as MAYEIPVTQARAELADLINRVVYGGERVVVTRHGKPLVALVSADDLRRLEEQGERPEPAEEPVISTVAGVREVPSAPRERQRFGIAAEHRGTATS; from the coding sequence ATGGCCTACGAGATTCCGGTTACCCAAGCCAGGGCTGAGCTCGCCGACCTCATCAACCGAGTGGTGTACGGCGGTGAGCGGGTCGTCGTGACCCGGCACGGTAAGCCTCTCGTCGCCCTTGTGTCCGCCGACGACCTGCGACGACTCGAAGAGCAGGGGGAGCGCCCGGAGCCCGCGGAGGAGCCGGTGATCAGCACGGTGGCCGGCGTCCGCGAGGTCCCGTCCGCTCCCCGCGAACGGCAGCGCTTCGGCATCGCGGCGGAGCACCGGGGGACGGCCACGTCGTGA
- a CDS encoding ATP-dependent Clp protease proteolytic subunit, translating into MTRPSARHVLPEFTERTMSGQRTMDPYAKLLQERIVILGTRIDETSANDVMAQFMYLEHHAPDQDISLYINSPGGSFHAMSAIHDTLRYVTCDVETVCLGQAEGAAALLLAAGAPGKRLVLPGSRLVLRQPVLLEPVEGQTSDLAIQAEELNRIRARMEEMLVRHTGRTAEQVRADIERDTVLDAGAAVEYGLADRVVPHRRSLSPASGAR; encoded by the coding sequence ATGACCCGACCGTCCGCCCGGCACGTCCTGCCCGAGTTCACCGAACGCACGATGTCCGGGCAACGGACGATGGACCCGTACGCGAAGCTGCTCCAGGAACGGATCGTCATCCTCGGGACACGGATCGACGAGACCTCCGCGAACGATGTGATGGCCCAGTTCATGTACCTGGAGCACCACGCCCCGGACCAGGACATCTCGCTGTACATCAACTCCCCCGGGGGCTCCTTCCACGCCATGTCGGCGATCCACGACACGCTGCGCTACGTCACCTGCGACGTGGAGACCGTCTGCCTGGGCCAGGCGGAGGGGGCCGCCGCGCTACTGCTGGCCGCCGGCGCCCCGGGCAAGCGGCTCGTACTGCCCGGCTCCCGCCTCGTGCTCCGTCAGCCCGTCCTCCTGGAGCCCGTCGAGGGACAGACGAGCGACCTGGCGATCCAGGCCGAGGAGCTGAACCGCATCCGGGCCCGGATGGAGGAGATGCTGGTCCGCCACACCGGCCGCACCGCGGAACAGGTCCGGGCGGACATCGAGCGGGACACGGTCCTCGACGCCGGGGCGGCGGTCGAGTACGGCCTGGCGGACCGCGTCGTGCCCCACCGCAGGAGCCTCTCGCCCGCCTCAGGCGCGAGGTGA